The Vitis vinifera cultivar Pinot Noir 40024 chromosome 18, ASM3070453v1 region ATTGTGgttgaatttatttgaaataaataaaccataaaaaaaacacttgaatGGATTAAGGACCGATTTTTTACGCCAAGGTGGTGGTGATATATTGATTTGAgtaagaattttataatttcccaaaagaaagataaagaggaaaagcaacATTTATTAAAAGATAGATACATTAGAATATCATATTcaaatttagtatttttcttttctcttctttataaaactaaataatagaAATCAAATGCTTTTACCAACTTCTCATACTGCACCGTTTCGTTTTTCACTTCATCTAATTTTAccttcaattcatttttttccctattttatttcttgaaacATGTATTCACTAAAACCTCTGTACCAATGTTTCAGGACATGGAGAGGAAGCCATCCTGCTCCGGCCTGTCCTCCGGGCACATAAGCTTCTCAACTATTTGGCTCATCGTGGGTCTTGAGTCCCTGTCTCCCTTCACACATTCCAAGGCAACTCCAATCAGAATTTCCATCTGGCGCATGTTGCATTCGCCTTGCATCACAGGGTCCAGGATGTCTTCAATCCACGACCCCCTGACACCAATCCTATTCATTCGATCCCTCACCCATTTAATCAACCCAGGCTGCTCTGTCTCTCCTTGGGCATCAGTATCGGGGATAGCAGATGGGCTCTTCCCTGTCACCATCTCCAAAACCACGATTCCATAGCCATAAACGTCTACCTTGGAGGTTATGGGAAGGTTGAATACCCATTCAGGAGCCATGTATCCTCTGGTTCCTCTGACCCTCGAGAAACTTGAATTGCCAAGCCCTCCTCTGTTACGCAGTTTCGACATCCCAAAATCTGCCACTTTTGGCTGGTAATTAGAGTCCAAGAGTATGTTCTGAGGCTTTACGTCACAGTGCAGAACCCACTCCAAGCATTCTTCGTGTAAATAAGCTAGGCCTCTGGCCGTGCCAAGCGCTATTTGGAACCTCTTCTCCCAATCAAGAGTATTGGACGATAGCTTTTGTGCCAAGGATCCATGTTCCATGTACTCATACACCAACAGCCGGTGCTTCCCCTCTATGCAATATCCCCACGTCTCTATTAAGTTCATGTGATTAAGCCTTCCAATGGTGCTCACTTCTGCTAGAAATTCTGCTTCTCCTTGATTGGCTTCTTTGAGGCACTTGATTGCTGCCACTCGACGATCAAGCAATACACCTTTATATACCATTCCTCCACCTCCTCTTCCAATCTCTTGGGTGAAACCTCGCGTGGCCTTCTTCAACTCTGCATAACTGAATCTTTTAAACCCGTTTGCAGCGAGGATGTAACCTTGCATAGTTGAGACTGGATCATGGTGTACCCTAAATAGGAAAAGCCATACCAGCAAGACAATTGCCGTCTCTAGAACTCCCAGTCCATAGGCAAACCATAGCAAAAACTTCAAAAACTTCAATGTTGTATCTAGCTGTATATAACGAGTGTTGCCTGAACAATTTATGGTGAATTCTTCAAGGGGATCATATCTGGGAAAGAGACTAGCTTTAGGCAGTTTTAGATACAAGGTTTCAGGATAATTTGGCGAACTGAATCCATTAAGCAAGAGGGCCACTGGGTAACAATTGTAAACGCCGTCCCCAAAATTTAGCAGGAAGGCCTTGCATTTGCACAACTGTAAGCATAGATTTTCACAGCTTTCATAGGTGTAATTGGGGTAGTGACCATAGTCATAGCCGTAGAGTTGAACATGAGGGAGTGGGAAGAAGCCCACCTCAGTTTGGTTACAAGCGATATCAGTTTCTGGTGCGCACCCATAAGACCAGTCAGTTGAATTTACAATCTTGAATCCAGGCATGCAAGAGCATCCTCTGCCATAAGCAGGGGTGTAACTGCAGAGACTGTTGGGTCCGCAGATGCCATGAATCTGGCATGGTTGGGAGATAGCCTGCCATGAAACCGACCAGGTTCCTCTCGTTTCTTCTAGACTATACATTCTAAGATTGCCATCGAAATCGAGGGTCAATCTTCTCTGAGGCCCCGCACCAAAATCCGCTGACCGAAATTCCAAATCATCTGATGCTCTATAATAACCCAAAGAATCGAATACTGCGATTCGACTGTTGTTGTATGTGCTCCTCGCAGCCTCCCAGGTCACCCGGCTTGGGTCTGGCCAGTAGAGGCTGGAAACCACAGGACCATTGAAGAGAAGGCGGATGACGTTATCAATGTCAAAAAATAGCTTATAAAAACCAGAAGAATAGTTGCTTTGGCTTCTTGATGAGATAAGGCTGGTATCTTTTGTCAGTATCTGGTGAGGAAGAAGGGTATCTGTGGGTGAGTCAAAGCTCTGCCAAATCACCGTCTTCTCCCAAGCATATAGAACAAGATTGCCGGTGTTAAGGAGCTGTAATCTCACATACGAGGTTGAAACGGTGTTGGTCATCCAAACCATGATTTTGCCAGCATCAGTTAAGAGGAGATTGCCATTCCTCAACAAAGAAAGCTTGGAGCCTCTACCGTTGACCGGTTGGTCACGGTTCGCCATCCAAACTGTGGTTGCACCCCATGATTTTGTGAACCATATGGCGAAGCAGAAAGTGTTGTAACTGTTGTTGCCGACCTGATAAAACCCAGCAGAGAATATACCATTTGCTGAAATGAGAACATCATTTGATTTCTCCACGGAAAGAGATGAGCCTTCGCTCAGAGTATCATACGTTTCAGATGAAGATGGATAGAAAGTTAATAGCAAAGccaaaacaaagaaaccaaCTGTCCTATCCATGAGTTTTGGGATATGGTTTATGTGCTCTGTTTCCTGATCAGATATTTGCAATGGAGAATGCAAGTGTATGGTGCTACCAGAgtttagaaaataaatgtttACATCATGACTCCTTGACTGGGTGAACGGGGAAAATTTACATTGCCCCTCGGGCCAAGTTTTGCTTGCGCCATCGTGTTTGgtttctaaaaacatttcatGTCAATGTCAAAGACTCAAAATAATGGGATGAAGACCCGGGACTCTTTGACTGGCCTGGTGGCCTTCACGAGTTTTATTTAGTGGTGACGTAAAACTGGGGTCTGGTCTGATGTTGATTGGCCCAAGCAGGGAAAGATCAAATGGGAAACGACTTGTGGGCTGACTTTCCATGCACCAAGGAACACTTCATAGAAATTAATCGAGCCATTGAATTTCATAAGTTCCCTCTTTGcagaattttgaatatttaaaaagaatcttaatttttaaaacctaaatttatggttaatttttaaaTGCTTAATTAATGCGATTCAAGGtgtaaaacattttcttttattgaatcaagatttaatttaaaataaaattgttggtATTGCTccctcttttttctctttttcttattcAATCTCTATTTATAGTTTCACAATAGTAGTTTTCTTGCCACCTTTGTGGGTCAAGAGGAACAAATGCTAAGAATTGTATTCATCTGCTTTCTTGCAACACTCACTAAATGTAATATTGTAATAAGATATGGAACCTGATTTTGATTATGTTGGTATAATTATTGATACAGTTGATGTCTCAAAGTCATTTTGGCAAGGACTTTCAGGGTATGGTCGAATCAAGCTTGTATaactattaattattaatatggTTAAAAGATTTCTTCGACATTTTGGTGctcatataattaatattattacagCTGAGTCCtccaaaatcccatttttctaattttgactTTTCAAGGTATGATAAGCAAAATTTAAAAGGTTGTGACTCTTTAACATTCCCTTTTGCCACATGGTGCTTTAAGGTTGCTTTCTATCATTTCTCCAATGGCTACTCATGGGGAGCGGACATTAAAACCTGTGAATCGAtgacaacaatttttcttctttagagTCTCTTGTTTTTCCCTTTGCAATAGTATTTTTCTACTTAAGAGGCAACATCGCTAATTGGAGTATAGTTATTTACTCTATGCCTTATTAGGATCttgattttaggatttttcgAACCTTGATTTTAGAATCCTTGATTTtaggaatcttttttttttctcttcaccgtttttctcttattttgcatctttctttttttgaatgGTAACTTCttgtatatatatgcatgtagAACAACAGAATAAATATGCAAAAATTTTGTCATTCCAAGTCTAAAGTTTTCATGGTATCAAAACGCACTTGTTCTTACATTTTTCTTGTTGACCATCTCTGTCACTCTtacatttttcttcttgttctttgtTTGCTTTTCACCATACAAATGGTTCTACTAATCACCAGAAAATAGATGAAATtgtagataaaaataatttatctcatCTTCATTGTTCTGACAACCCAAGATCCATGATTGTACCCTAATCTTTGACTGGTGAAAACTACTCAACCTAGAGCAAAGCTATGCTTATGGCCTTAAGTGCAAAGAACAAAGTAAGCTTCATCAATAGATCGATGATGAAACCTTCTTTAATGAATTCAACCTATGGTCTATGGAATTGCTATAACAACATGGTAAAATCTTAGATCCTTAACTTTTTACCTTAAGATTTAGCCAATAGTGTCATTTACATAACTATAAGAGCCGAAATTTGGTCTAATCTCAAGGAGCCTTTTTTTAAACTCAATGCCcctcatttctttcaaattgagAGAGATATTATCTCTTTAAGACAATAACATTGTTTTGTTGTTACCTATTAACTGAAAGCTTTATGGGATAAACTTACAAATTTGCTATTTTTTCCCACATGTACGtgttcaacaaaaaaaaaaagtgttggcAGATTATTAATAGCAACATCATCTTATTTAGTTCTTAATGAGTATGAATGAATTATATTTGTTATACATGGACAAATTCTACTTATAGACCCTCTTCATAATTGAAACAACTATATTATctcattttacaaaaaaaaaaaaaaaaaaagggtcaagGAATGTGGTTGTGATAGGACAACCAAGCATTGAAACCATGCCTTAGTAGCACAACAATTATATCATATGGCAAAGAAACCAAATAATAAGGATCCTAAGTCACAAAAGGAGTGACATTTTTGCTCCCATTGTGGTTAGGTTGGACACACAATTGACTGATGTTATAAGTTTCATGGATACCTTCTCAAACATCATATTCACAAAGAGACTTCTCAACCTATTGCAAATCAAATAAGTCAACAATCATTTTCCATAAGCAACACTTCTATTACCTCTCCTTTCATTATAGAACAATTCCAACAACTCTTTGCTCTTCTCAAGCCTCAAGTCATGACAAATCAAGTAGGTAGTGGCTCTTCCACTACTCAACTCTCAAGTATTTGTTTAAACTCTTCTTTTCATAACACTTCTTAGATATTAAATAGTAGTGCAACAAATCACATTATGAGTTTTATTACCCTTTTTTCTTCCATAACATCCACTACTTTTGCTACTATTAAGCTTCCTGATAGTAGTCTTACATCCATAACCCATATTGGTATTGTTTCATTATCTTCATCTCTCACTCTTCATAATGTTCTTTATGtgtctttatttctttttaatcttatttcaaTTAGCAAGCTCACTCATTCTTTAAATTGTtttctcactttccattttaATTCATGTCTTATCTAGGACTTTACCTCAAGAAAGATGATTAACAAGGGTGAAAAATGCAATAGATTatactattttgttttttaatcattatgATATTTGCCCACTTGCTAAGCAAACACACTTGCCCTTTCCTAGTAGTTTTATCAATACCTATgcaatatttaatattatttattgtgaCATTTGGGGCCCCTCATCATACAGAGTTTATTTAGAGTGCAAGATTTTTTGTAACCATTGTTGATTATTACAAACATGTGACTTTAGTCTATATAATGTCCCATAAATCTAAAACACATCATCTTTTACAATATTTCATCAAGCTTGTCACCAATCAATTTGATCAAAAGGTTAAGAAAGTTTGATCTAATAACGGGAAAGAATTTGCTATGACTAGTTTGTTTCAAGAGAATGACATTTTTCATCAAACTAGTTATATGGATACTCCCTAACAAAATGGGGTTATTGAACATAAACATCACCATCTTCTTAATGTTGCTCATACTTTACATTTTCAAGCACACCTTTCTATCCAATTTTGGGGTGATTGTATCCTGATTACTACATATTTGATTGATAAAACCTGATCATCACTTCAATTCGCCCATACTCTCTATGTAAAgctttttttctagaaaacccTCATATCCACATTGAGTTTTTGGCTACCTTTGTTATGCTTCTACTCatgttttaaagaaaacaaaatctaaTTCACGTGTCAAATGTTGTGTATTTATCAAGTATCCTTATGGTAACAAGGGTTGTAAATTTTATGACCTCAATAATCACACAACCTTTGTTTCACATGATgtaatttttcatgaaaataattttttcgtTTTCTCATGTGTCTTCTACTCCTCTTCCACATTTAGTTCTTTCTTTGCCACCACCagaatattattgatttttcttccTCAAATGTGTCACCACCATCTAATCCTCCCTCGTCACCTATGTGTctcatattttgtatttttccttttttttatatggtaatttcttcttatatatatatatacacacatgtagaacaatataataaatatacaaaaaaatttccattgcaaatctaaagtttttattacttttttgcTTAGTCTTGAAAGTTTTATTGTTTAAGGTTTTATGAACAAGTTGCCTTTAGATcctttttttctcctattttttgctttattttatcatttattgtattattgtttgtttttttgtttttggttttgtattttttttttctcttgattGGGAGATGTGGGAGGCTTTTTATTATCTTTCTGTTTGTTCTCTATGTTTAGTTTTTTCTTAGGAAAACAAGTTATTAAGCACTTGGGAATTCTCATATCCttgaatgtgttttttttttctttctagcatGCCTTCATGCAACCtataacttgattttctttgtttagGTTAGAGTCATCCTATTATTGCTTGTGCTCATTTGTACCTTAAGCTTAAATCTGACTCTTATGAATTTGTCGTATATATTCTATTGAAAGTATGTCTCTTTGGTTGATCTCAAAGTGGAAGTCTCTTCAAACTCAACATGATCAAAAGGAGAGGCTATGGCTCTACTCAATGGGTAGAACAAGTCATTTACCAGGAAAAGTAGTTTGAGTGGAGAGGATTTGAAATGTGGATTAACCTTGCTTGAGAGCTTGAGAGCTTGAGATGCAAGAGCCGgatttttgtcaaatttttcaCATTCCTCAGGATATCGAGCTTAAGCTTATTGAGGATATGAATGAAGCATTAGACACTACTCACCTTGGACCCAAATCTAATTCAACATATGTTGTTAGAAAGCATTTTAATATGGGCCTATGGCCACCTCTTCCATTGTTGgtttatcaatttttatattatttccaAATAAACCAAATTCATGTTTATGCCGATGTAATTCAAATTTTGAGGGGTGCATTCCTTCTTGATTATTTGTAGGGGTTTGACATTGGATTAGAGGATCGATATCCTCTTCACGTACATCATCAAACTTGATTctcataagaaattttttttctatcctTGGATCTCATTTTCTTCGACTTGTAATTGGTATCCCTCATACAAGCAAAGGGATAATAGGCACCAATGTTATTATATGTAGCTTATGGGTAGGGACATCAATGGAGTGGGTTAGAGTTGGGTTACCCATTTCCTACTCCAACTTGATTATTtacatttattctcattttgaAACCGAGCATGGCAagtattaaaatttttcatactcttcccattcaatttattttttattatttttaatttttaattttattaaaaaaaattaattagaccaa contains the following coding sequences:
- the LOC100243693 gene encoding putative receptor protein kinase ZmPK1 codes for the protein MDRTVGFFVLALLLTFYPSSSETYDTLSEGSSLSVEKSNDVLISANGIFSAGFYQVGNNSYNTFCFAIWFTKSWGATTVWMANRDQPVNGRGSKLSLLRNGNLLLTDAGKIMVWMTNTVSTSYVRLQLLNTGNLVLYAWEKTVIWQSFDSPTDTLLPHQILTKDTSLISSRSQSNYSSGFYKLFFDIDNVIRLLFNGPVVSSLYWPDPSRVTWEAARSTYNNSRIAVFDSLGYYRASDDLEFRSADFGAGPQRRLTLDFDGNLRMYSLEETRGTWSVSWQAISQPCQIHGICGPNSLCSYTPAYGRGCSCMPGFKIVNSTDWSYGCAPETDIACNQTEVGFFPLPHVQLYGYDYGHYPNYTYESCENLCLQLCKCKAFLLNFGDGVYNCYPVALLLNGFSSPNYPETLYLKLPKASLFPRYDPLEEFTINCSGNTRYIQLDTTLKFLKFLLWFAYGLGVLETAIVLLVWLFLFRVHHDPVSTMQGYILAANGFKRFSYAELKKATRGFTQEIGRGGGGMVYKGVLLDRRVAAIKCLKEANQGEAEFLAEVSTIGRLNHMNLIETWGYCIEGKHRLLVYEYMEHGSLAQKLSSNTLDWEKRFQIALGTARGLAYLHEECLEWVLHCDVKPQNILLDSNYQPKVADFGMSKLRNRGGLGNSSFSRVRGTRGYMAPEWVFNLPITSKVDVYGYGIVVLEMVTGKSPSAIPDTDAQGETEQPGLIKWVRDRMNRIGVRGSWIEDILDPVMQGECNMRQMEILIGVALECVKGDRDSRPTMSQIVEKLMCPEDRPEQDGFLSMS